The following proteins come from a genomic window of Natrinema saccharevitans:
- a CDS encoding TRAP transporter permease yields the protein MSAATPRDRIRDTLPSPRELSVVDVLTGLIYLFGVALTVLTIDYARTLRFPEPMVYANIFLGIGLALYYLMQAKEYLVAEPFTGRISNTIVPDSPAVRRNGARLLAVIAVAIAIASLLVTGYVHFNFGRLQSAYTVGYTTLDILVGLGIILILTDATRRAFGYIFTSVIVFSLVYAFVGPLLPGIFNHSGMSIARISREGAIGLMGTYSFILRIGSTWVAIFIMFAGIAKAYGALDYVLDVGREMGTSLRTGVVQIAVVASMIMGSITGSAAANTATTGSFTIPMIKDQGIRKDFAAAIEAVASSGGQMLPPVMGVAAFLMADILNVSYLTIIRAGIIPAALFYLSVGVAVYLLVLKFGWTTDEIQPFDYTVLLGGLHFVIPLAVLMYTLVILRFTPLAAGLYTIITIVGVMYVRNVLVDVLDVGVSNGSLEANTDAVSLGDIGWSVLGTTKQTLDGFKQGGVEMAPLVGILGSLGIILRMVEGTGLAGAISQQMVSLAGGVLFFLLVMAMISSILFGLGMPTPAAYILVAMLIVPSVIAVGIPPITAHMFVFYFAMLSAITPPVAVSVAIGSSIADSSFPRSCVQALRIGAPGFVIPFAFITNNSLIYWSIPETIIALPLVLAGTTALVVVTVGFDGAHWLSVPARVLYLVAALAAMFGGAFIAPLLTTTPTIDLGIQLVGGLAIFAGLGYANLVAGYDHEAALERTKSSSPQGD from the coding sequence CGGTTCCCGGAGCCGATGGTATACGCGAACATCTTTCTTGGAATCGGGTTGGCCCTCTATTATTTGATGCAGGCCAAAGAGTATCTCGTTGCGGAACCGTTTACGGGACGCATCTCGAACACGATCGTTCCCGACTCGCCGGCGGTCCGTCGCAACGGCGCCCGACTCCTCGCAGTGATCGCCGTCGCGATCGCGATCGCATCGCTGCTCGTGACCGGGTACGTGCATTTCAACTTCGGCAGACTCCAATCCGCCTACACGGTCGGGTACACGACGCTGGATATCCTCGTCGGCTTGGGTATCATCCTCATTTTGACCGACGCAACGCGTCGAGCGTTCGGCTACATCTTTACGTCCGTCATCGTGTTCTCGCTCGTGTACGCGTTCGTCGGCCCACTGCTACCCGGCATCTTCAACCATAGCGGCATGAGCATTGCCCGGATCTCCCGCGAGGGTGCCATTGGGCTGATGGGGACGTACAGCTTCATCCTGCGTATCGGCTCGACCTGGGTAGCGATCTTCATCATGTTCGCCGGCATTGCGAAGGCCTACGGGGCGCTCGACTACGTACTCGATGTCGGCCGGGAAATGGGGACGAGCCTCCGAACCGGCGTCGTCCAGATCGCCGTCGTCGCCAGCATGATCATGGGATCGATCACCGGCAGCGCCGCAGCGAACACGGCGACGACCGGCTCCTTTACCATCCCGATGATCAAAGATCAAGGCATCCGCAAGGACTTCGCGGCCGCCATCGAGGCCGTCGCCTCGAGCGGCGGACAGATGCTCCCGCCGGTGATGGGCGTGGCGGCGTTCCTGATGGCCGACATCCTCAACGTCTCCTATCTGACGATCATCCGCGCCGGGATCATTCCCGCGGCGCTGTTCTATCTCAGCGTCGGAGTCGCCGTCTACCTCCTCGTATTGAAGTTCGGCTGGACGACCGACGAGATCCAACCGTTCGACTACACCGTCCTACTGGGCGGACTGCACTTTGTGATCCCGCTTGCCGTCCTGATGTACACGCTCGTCATCCTTCGGTTCACGCCGCTGGCGGCGGGATTGTATACGATTATTACCATCGTCGGCGTGATGTACGTCCGGAACGTCCTCGTCGACGTCCTTGACGTCGGAGTCTCGAACGGCTCTCTCGAGGCCAACACTGACGCTGTGTCGCTCGGCGATATCGGCTGGAGCGTTCTTGGAACGACCAAGCAGACGCTCGACGGCTTCAAGCAGGGCGGCGTGGAGATGGCACCACTGGTCGGCATTCTGGGCTCGCTCGGAATCATCTTGCGGATGGTCGAGGGTACCGGTCTCGCGGGCGCGATCAGCCAGCAGATGGTGTCTCTCGCTGGCGGAGTCCTCTTCTTCTTGCTCGTGATGGCCATGATCTCGAGCATCCTCTTTGGGCTCGGCATGCCGACGCCGGCGGCGTACATCCTCGTCGCCATGCTGATTGTCCCGAGCGTCATCGCCGTCGGTATTCCGCCGATCACTGCTCACATGTTCGTGTTCTACTTCGCGATGCTGTCGGCGATTACGCCGCCGGTCGCAGTCTCCGTCGCGATCGGTTCGAGCATCGCCGACTCGAGTTTTCCCCGGTCGTGCGTGCAGGCGCTTCGGATCGGCGCACCCGGCTTCGTGATCCCCTTTGCGTTCATCACGAACAACAGCCTCATTTACTGGTCGATCCCCGAAACGATCATTGCGCTTCCACTCGTGCTGGCAGGGACGACGGCACTGGTCGTCGTGACCGTCGGATTCGACGGCGCACACTGGCTGTCCGTTCCAGCTCGAGTACTCTATCTCGTCGCCGCCCTCGCCGCGATGTTCGGTGGAGCATTCATCGCCCCGCTACTGACCACGACTCCGACAATCGATCTTGGAATCCAACTCGTCGGCGGACTCGCGATCTTCGCCGGACTCGGGTACGCGAACCTCGTTGCCGGCTACGACCACGAGGCGGCACTGGAGCGGACCAAGTCGTCCTCGCCACAGGGCGACTAG
- a CDS encoding class I adenylate-forming enzyme family protein has translation MTNLVTEVVETVDANPESPAIAYEGTELSYAEFWERAGQFAQALENRGIGEGDRVGIYLPNLPQFVTAFYGTLRAGGIIVPMNPQYKAREISHMLGDSEAKAVVALADLVPNVLEVRDDTDVEQVVSVGADVDGATEFDDFLAEDTKAVVDRDDDDVAVQPYTSGTTGTPKGVLLTHHNLAFTTRANAVIPPGGFQASDRLIGTLPLFHIYGMSVVMNGAMYSGGTYHPVPKWDATEVMDQLEDDEITVMFAVPAMFNDMINHPEAERYEFESLRFANSGGSSLPLEVLERFEELWGVQLNEGYGLTETSPVTHANTNENRRKGSIGQPLEGVEAKIVDDDFETVPRVEEGPIDEEEADLRDVTGELVIHGPNVMKEYYGLPEANEEAFTHEDGKRWFHTGDIGYWDEDDFFYVVDREKHMIVTGGYNVYPREVEELLFEHPDVADAAVVGVPDERRGETVKAFVVTTPDAEVTPEEIKQYCLENLAEYKHPREVEFVQELPRTTTGKVQKFELRGEDESEQ, from the coding sequence ATGACAAACCTCGTGACGGAGGTCGTAGAGACCGTCGATGCGAACCCGGAATCGCCCGCGATCGCGTACGAAGGGACCGAACTGAGCTACGCCGAGTTCTGGGAGCGGGCCGGACAGTTCGCACAGGCCCTCGAGAACCGCGGCATCGGCGAGGGCGACCGCGTCGGTATCTACCTGCCGAACCTGCCGCAGTTCGTCACGGCCTTCTACGGCACCCTGCGTGCCGGCGGAATCATCGTCCCGATGAACCCCCAGTACAAGGCCCGTGAGATCAGTCACATGCTCGGCGACAGCGAGGCCAAGGCCGTCGTCGCGCTCGCCGATCTGGTTCCCAACGTCCTCGAGGTCCGGGACGACACGGACGTCGAACAGGTCGTCAGCGTCGGGGCCGACGTCGACGGCGCGACCGAGTTCGACGACTTCCTCGCCGAGGACACCAAAGCCGTCGTCGACCGCGACGACGACGACGTCGCGGTCCAGCCGTACACGTCCGGGACGACGGGCACGCCGAAGGGCGTCCTCCTGACTCATCACAACCTCGCCTTTACGACGCGGGCCAACGCCGTCATCCCGCCGGGCGGCTTTCAGGCCTCCGACCGGCTCATCGGGACGCTCCCGCTGTTCCACATCTACGGCATGTCCGTCGTCATGAACGGTGCGATGTACAGCGGCGGCACCTACCACCCGGTGCCGAAGTGGGACGCCACCGAGGTGATGGACCAGCTCGAGGACGACGAGATCACCGTCATGTTCGCCGTCCCCGCGATGTTCAACGACATGATCAACCACCCCGAGGCCGAGCGCTACGAGTTCGAATCCCTGCGCTTTGCCAACTCCGGCGGCTCGAGTCTCCCGCTGGAGGTCTTAGAGCGGTTCGAGGAGCTGTGGGGCGTCCAGCTCAACGAGGGGTACGGCCTGACCGAGACGAGCCCGGTCACCCACGCCAACACCAACGAGAACCGCCGGAAGGGCAGCATCGGCCAGCCCCTCGAGGGCGTCGAGGCGAAGATCGTCGACGACGACTTCGAGACGGTCCCCCGCGTCGAGGAGGGACCGATCGACGAGGAAGAGGCCGACCTGCGTGACGTCACCGGCGAACTCGTCATCCACGGCCCTAACGTGATGAAGGAGTACTACGGCCTGCCGGAGGCCAACGAGGAGGCCTTCACCCACGAGGACGGCAAGCGCTGGTTCCACACCGGCGACATCGGCTACTGGGACGAGGACGACTTCTTCTACGTCGTCGACCGCGAGAAGCACATGATCGTCACGGGCGGCTACAACGTCTATCCGCGCGAAGTCGAGGAACTCCTCTTCGAGCATCCGGACGTCGCCGACGCCGCCGTCGTCGGGGTGCCGGACGAGCGCCGCGGCGAGACCGTGAAGGCGTTCGTCGTGACGACGCCCGACGCCGAGGTGACGCCGGAAGAAATCAAGCAGTACTGCCTCGAGAACCTCGCGGAGTACAAACACCCCCGCGAGGTCGAGTTCGTCCAGGAACTACCCCGTACCACGACCGGAAAGGTCCAGAAGTTCGAACTCCGCGGCGAGGACGAGAGCGAGCAGTAG
- a CDS encoding acyl-CoA dehydrogenase family protein, translating into MTFQLSDEHEAIREAVREFGENEMKPVAEEHDQEGKYPEELRKKAAEYDFVAPNIPLEYDGAGMDKISSTIVTEELWRADPGIGSAVGSAGFGTDMIIEFGDEWMKEEWLPQIANGETASCSMISEPAHGSNVAGIETVAEKDGDEYVLNGNKMWITNGTVADVGVCMAKTSPGEGHKGITAFLVEMDRDGVSTDKIDNKLGIRASDLAEVVIDDVRIPEDNVIGEVDKGFYQLMEFFASGRTSVAAQAVGAAQGALDAAIEYANQREQFDQKISDFQAIQHKIAEMATKVEAARSLTYRAATQVEQENQDIAAQYSSMAKYFASEISVEVADEGIQVHGGSGYVTDYPAERYYRDARITKIYEGTSEIQKNIIADQIL; encoded by the coding sequence ATGACGTTCCAGCTGTCAGACGAGCACGAAGCGATCCGCGAGGCCGTCCGCGAGTTCGGAGAAAACGAGATGAAGCCGGTCGCCGAGGAACACGACCAGGAGGGGAAATATCCCGAGGAGCTCCGCAAGAAAGCCGCCGAATACGACTTCGTCGCGCCGAACATCCCGCTCGAGTACGACGGGGCCGGGATGGACAAGATCTCCTCGACGATCGTTACCGAGGAACTCTGGCGCGCCGACCCCGGGATCGGGAGCGCCGTCGGCTCGGCCGGCTTCGGGACGGACATGATCATCGAGTTCGGTGACGAGTGGATGAAAGAGGAGTGGCTGCCCCAGATCGCCAACGGCGAGACCGCCTCCTGTTCGATGATCTCCGAGCCCGCCCACGGCTCGAACGTCGCCGGCATCGAAACGGTCGCCGAGAAGGACGGCGACGAGTACGTCCTCAACGGCAACAAGATGTGGATCACCAACGGAACCGTCGCCGACGTCGGCGTCTGTATGGCCAAGACCAGCCCCGGCGAGGGCCACAAGGGCATCACCGCATTCCTCGTCGAGATGGACCGCGACGGCGTCTCGACCGACAAGATCGACAACAAGCTCGGGATCCGCGCCTCGGACCTCGCCGAGGTCGTCATCGACGACGTCCGCATCCCCGAGGACAACGTCATCGGCGAGGTCGACAAGGGCTTCTACCAGCTGATGGAGTTCTTCGCCTCCGGCCGCACCAGCGTCGCCGCTCAGGCGGTCGGCGCCGCACAGGGCGCGCTCGACGCCGCCATCGAGTACGCCAACCAGCGCGAGCAGTTCGACCAGAAGATCTCGGACTTCCAGGCCATCCAGCACAAGATCGCCGAGATGGCCACCAAGGTCGAGGCCGCCCGTTCGCTGACCTACCGCGCTGCGACCCAGGTCGAGCAGGAGAATCAGGACATCGCCGCGCAGTACTCGAGCATGGCGAAGTACTTCGCCTCCGAAATCTCGGTCGAAGTCGCCGACGAGGGCATTCAGGTCCACGGCGGCTCGGGCTACGTCACGGACTACCCCGCCGAGCGCTACTACCGCGACGCCCGCATCACGAAGATCTACGAGGGCACCAGCGAGATCCAGAAGAACATCATCGCCGACCAGATCCTCTAG
- a CDS encoding thiolase family protein, producing MSDRQPVVVQAVRTPQGKHGGVFAETGSEELSVPLVDEMLERTGLTGEDVDDIRWGCAKQVNEQSNNIARVIALLSELGEGVPGTTIDRLCASSAEAIMSASDAVRAGQRDVIVAGGVENMSRNERRKGIDSYDGIAEQYDAAGLAMGQTAEKVAEEFDISRDQQDEYGSRSQQRAVEATEAGTFDAEIVPIETEDGTITEDEGLRPGTTKEKIAGLSPAFEEDGTVTAANASQVSDGAAGVLITSKEFAEREGLEIMAEIEDHNVAGVDPTIMGIGPVPAVRGIWERNGRSADDYDLVELNEAFASQTIYCRDELGFDDDRFNVNGGAIAIGHPLGASGARLPVTLIHELQRRGGGLGLSTMCVGYGQGAAVEFRVPEQ from the coding sequence ATGAGCGATCGCCAGCCAGTCGTCGTGCAGGCAGTCAGAACTCCGCAGGGGAAACACGGTGGCGTCTTCGCCGAGACCGGCAGCGAGGAGCTGTCGGTACCGCTCGTCGACGAGATGCTCGAGCGGACGGGCCTTACCGGCGAGGACGTCGACGATATCCGGTGGGGGTGTGCCAAGCAGGTCAACGAGCAGAGCAACAACATCGCGCGGGTGATCGCCCTCCTGTCGGAACTGGGCGAAGGGGTTCCCGGCACCACGATCGACCGGCTCTGTGCCTCCTCGGCGGAGGCGATCATGAGCGCAAGCGACGCCGTCCGGGCGGGCCAGCGCGACGTGATCGTCGCCGGCGGCGTCGAGAACATGTCCCGCAACGAGCGCCGGAAGGGGATCGACTCCTACGACGGCATCGCAGAGCAGTACGACGCGGCCGGGCTCGCGATGGGCCAGACCGCCGAGAAGGTCGCTGAGGAGTTCGACATCAGCCGGGACCAGCAAGACGAGTACGGTTCCCGGAGCCAGCAGCGCGCGGTCGAGGCGACCGAGGCGGGCACGTTCGACGCGGAGATCGTCCCGATCGAAACCGAGGACGGCACGATCACCGAGGACGAGGGTCTCCGTCCCGGCACGACCAAAGAGAAGATCGCCGGTCTGTCGCCCGCCTTCGAGGAAGACGGCACCGTCACCGCCGCCAACGCCTCGCAGGTCTCCGACGGCGCCGCCGGCGTCCTCATCACGAGCAAGGAGTTCGCCGAGCGTGAGGGCCTCGAGATCATGGCCGAAATCGAGGACCACAACGTCGCGGGCGTCGATCCGACGATCATGGGGATCGGCCCGGTCCCCGCGGTGCGGGGGATCTGGGAGCGCAACGGCCGGTCGGCCGACGACTACGACCTCGTGGAACTCAACGAGGCGTTCGCGAGCCAGACGATCTACTGCCGGGACGAACTCGGCTTCGACGACGACCGGTTCAACGTCAACGGCGGCGCGATCGCCATCGGCCACCCGCTGGGAGCTTCCGGTGCGCGCCTCCCGGTCACGCTGATTCACGAACTCCAGCGCCGCGGCGGCGGGCTGGGGCTCTCGACGATGTGCGTCGGCTACGGCCAGGGCGCGGCCGTCGAGTTCCGCGTGCCCGAGCAGTAG
- a CDS encoding IclR family transcriptional regulator encodes MTGSQLLTTTETSLAIIEAIQELDGATPAELAAALELSESAVYKHLYTLAKHGYVTSEGDEYRLGARFYHIGMYVRNRSKVYELAGKYVIELAEQSNEESDFGIEENGRIVTLFDSVGSSAKPSSRLNNYEYMHTTAIGKAILARLPESRIDEIDDRWGFPELTEETITSRGELDAELERIRERGYAINDQESIPGKRVAGVVAEGPNGAVIGGFTISGPAYRIEDADLHQEFPDILQRVVPNFETELVSQELL; translated from the coding sequence ATGACTGGGAGCCAACTTCTGACGACGACCGAAACATCGTTAGCAATAATCGAGGCGATTCAGGAACTCGACGGGGCAACGCCAGCAGAACTCGCGGCGGCACTCGAGTTATCCGAGAGTGCTGTCTACAAACACCTCTATACCCTCGCAAAACACGGCTACGTCACCTCCGAGGGCGACGAATACCGACTCGGGGCGCGGTTCTATCACATCGGGATGTACGTTCGAAACCGCAGCAAAGTATACGAACTGGCGGGCAAGTACGTCATCGAACTCGCCGAGCAATCGAACGAGGAATCCGATTTCGGAATCGAGGAGAATGGGCGCATCGTGACGCTATTTGATTCGGTCGGTAGTTCCGCCAAGCCGAGTTCTCGGCTCAACAACTACGAGTACATGCATACGACGGCCATCGGAAAGGCGATCCTCGCTCGATTGCCGGAGTCACGCATCGACGAAATCGACGACCGGTGGGGCTTCCCGGAACTGACTGAGGAGACGATCACGTCACGAGGGGAACTCGATGCCGAACTCGAGCGCATCCGGGAACGGGGCTACGCGATCAACGATCAAGAGTCGATTCCGGGCAAACGCGTTGCCGGTGTCGTCGCCGAGGGCCCCAATGGGGCCGTCATCGGCGGATTCACCATCTCCGGTCCAGCGTACCGGATCGAAGACGCCGACCTCCACCAGGAATTTCCCGATATCCTGCAGCGAGTCGTCCCGAATTTCGAGACAGAACTGGTCTCACAGGAACTCCTGTAA
- a CDS encoding Na+/H+ antiporter NhaC family protein, giving the protein MSYESLPIAALALAPPILAIALAMYTRQVLVSLFAGVWIGALLIADWNPIAATALSMDWIVEVVRSPFDTKFLILIMFMGAGAAFIYKSGGIIALQNWIGHRVNTARDSQILTWLIGIFIFFDSYTSTIVTGNATRELSQENNTSREMHAYVLDSTTSPVTTFGPVSNWIGYQVSMIIVGFEAARFTAEEVGITAFGLFLQSIPWNIYCFLAFFMVGFISITQRFYGPMLDAEWRSRKEKKTRRDDATPLSDITTDVGEPSEKNPTLINFFAPILSLLVVGLVSMWWLGGGHQSGVDIATAFQETDVALGLLYGSFAFMAVGMLGAVGFGTMDLEEASDTVISGFKTMMIAAAIIVLAWSIGHAAEQVGTAQYIVDVMVDSSIPGSFLPLLIFLAAMFIAFTTGTSWGTMAILTPLAIPLGYEMSGLSILPVLMGVLFGGAIWGDHVSPISDTTVMSSIFAGSDHIDHVTTQIPFAMTAAGVTVLMLLLYAVGVTSPLVLLPLSVVLTAGAVIALNKFDARRKNLPEVMPTTEAIDKGEIDVDAIENGGKTDGTRVNGRYSFVESIPLTAVGIVIAYLCLVFGFMTLGF; this is encoded by the coding sequence ATGTCATACGAATCCCTTCCGATTGCGGCACTAGCGCTAGCACCGCCGATTCTCGCGATCGCACTCGCGATGTATACGCGCCAGGTACTCGTGTCGTTGTTCGCCGGGGTATGGATCGGTGCGTTGCTGATCGCCGACTGGAATCCGATCGCAGCAACAGCGCTATCAATGGACTGGATCGTCGAGGTCGTCAGATCACCGTTTGACACCAAGTTTCTGATCCTGATTATGTTCATGGGCGCTGGTGCCGCGTTTATTTACAAGTCAGGCGGGATCATCGCGCTCCAGAACTGGATCGGTCATCGAGTGAACACGGCACGAGACTCGCAGATCCTCACGTGGCTCATTGGGATTTTCATTTTCTTTGACTCGTATACGAGCACCATCGTGACCGGAAACGCGACTCGTGAATTGTCTCAGGAAAACAATACCTCTCGAGAGATGCACGCCTACGTGCTGGACTCGACGACTTCGCCGGTGACGACATTCGGACCCGTCTCGAACTGGATCGGGTACCAGGTATCGATGATCATCGTTGGGTTCGAAGCCGCCCGGTTCACCGCCGAAGAAGTCGGCATCACTGCATTCGGACTCTTCCTTCAGAGCATTCCATGGAACATCTACTGTTTCCTGGCGTTCTTTATGGTCGGGTTCATTTCGATTACGCAGCGATTCTACGGTCCGATGCTGGACGCGGAGTGGCGTTCGCGCAAAGAAAAGAAAACTCGCCGGGACGACGCGACGCCGCTCTCGGACATCACGACCGACGTCGGTGAGCCGAGCGAGAAGAACCCGACGCTGATCAATTTCTTCGCGCCGATTCTGTCGCTGCTGGTCGTCGGACTCGTCTCGATGTGGTGGCTCGGTGGCGGCCACCAGTCCGGTGTCGATATCGCGACTGCGTTCCAGGAAACCGATGTTGCACTCGGTCTCCTATACGGTTCGTTCGCGTTCATGGCCGTCGGCATGCTCGGTGCCGTCGGATTCGGAACCATGGACCTCGAGGAAGCGAGCGATACCGTGATTAGCGGGTTCAAGACGATGATGATCGCGGCCGCGATCATTGTCCTCGCGTGGAGTATCGGTCACGCCGCTGAGCAGGTCGGAACCGCCCAGTATATCGTTGACGTCATGGTCGACAGTAGCATCCCCGGCTCGTTCCTACCGCTGCTGATCTTCCTTGCGGCGATGTTCATCGCATTTACGACGGGAACGTCGTGGGGGACCATGGCTATTCTGACCCCGCTCGCGATTCCGCTTGGCTACGAAATGTCCGGACTGTCGATCCTTCCGGTTCTCATGGGAGTGCTGTTCGGCGGCGCGATCTGGGGTGATCACGTCTCACCGATCAGTGATACCACCGTCATGTCGTCGATCTTCGCCGGTTCGGACCACATCGATCACGTGACGACACAGATTCCGTTCGCCATGACCGCAGCCGGCGTGACGGTCCTAATGTTGCTCCTGTACGCAGTCGGTGTGACGTCGCCGCTGGTGTTACTCCCGCTATCAGTCGTCCTCACTGCGGGCGCTGTCATCGCGCTGAACAAGTTCGATGCTCGCCGCAAGAATCTGCCCGAAGTCATGCCGACTACCGAAGCCATCGACAAGGGTGAAATCGACGTCGACGCGATCGAAAACGGAGGGAAAACCGACGGAACGCGGGTCAACGGACGGTACAGTTTCGTTGAATCGATCCCGCTGACCGCAGTCGGGATCGTTATCGCCTATCTCTGCCTGGTATTCGGGTTTATGACCCTCGGCTTCTAG
- a CDS encoding asparaginase, whose amino-acid sequence MSTVYVIATGGTIVSTSSDTGTVPTESVQELVQAYPETFEHVDIELEQLTQAPSSELTIDDLETLSNRVRAVDDDIDGVVVLHGTDTIEETAYYLDLVLDVDVPVVLTGAQRPYDSRSPDGPANIYGALAAASHDHVRTGAYVFFNDQLHAARPVTKEHSSNPDAYGSGNYGPVADRTPDGLWFYRRPKSLSVTLPTREITATVEIVSTSTDTDGRQISHAIDRGVDGIVVDALGLGNVPANVADSIGDAVDNDVVVVISTRCRNGVVSPVYGSKGGGATLEEEGVLFASNLPAHKARIKLLVALSQQSGDTVLDAFDSSQIDGHGYA is encoded by the coding sequence ATGTCGACTGTGTACGTCATTGCTACCGGCGGCACGATCGTGAGTACCTCGAGCGACACCGGGACGGTCCCGACCGAGTCAGTACAGGAGTTAGTGCAGGCCTATCCGGAGACGTTCGAACACGTCGATATCGAACTGGAGCAACTCACGCAAGCCCCGAGTTCGGAGTTGACAATCGACGACCTCGAGACACTGAGTAATCGTGTACGAGCCGTCGACGACGATATCGACGGAGTCGTCGTCCTCCACGGGACCGATACGATCGAAGAGACCGCGTACTACCTCGACCTCGTACTCGACGTCGACGTCCCAGTCGTCCTCACTGGCGCACAACGACCGTACGATAGCCGTAGTCCCGACGGGCCGGCGAACATTTACGGAGCCCTCGCGGCAGCGAGTCACGACCACGTTCGGACGGGTGCCTACGTCTTCTTCAACGACCAACTTCACGCAGCGCGACCAGTGACGAAAGAACATAGCAGCAATCCCGACGCGTACGGTTCGGGCAACTACGGACCGGTCGCCGATCGAACACCGGACGGTCTCTGGTTCTACCGTCGACCCAAGAGCCTATCGGTGACACTCCCCACACGAGAGATCACGGCGACCGTCGAGATCGTATCGACATCGACGGACACCGACGGGAGACAGATCAGTCACGCCATCGATCGCGGCGTCGATGGAATCGTCGTCGATGCACTTGGACTCGGAAATGTTCCCGCAAACGTTGCAGATTCCATCGGTGACGCCGTTGATAACGACGTTGTCGTCGTTATTTCGACGCGGTGTCGCAACGGCGTCGTCTCGCCAGTGTACGGTTCCAAAGGCGGTGGCGCAACTCTCGAGGAAGAGGGCGTGCTGTTCGCATCGAACCTTCCGGCCCACAAGGCCCGAATCAAACTCCTGGTCGCTCTGTCACAGCAATCAGGAGATACGGTTTTAGATGCGTTTGATTCCAGCCAAATCGACGGACATGGATATGCGTGA
- a CDS encoding 3-hydroxyacyl-CoA dehydrogenase family protein, with protein sequence MQIAVLGAGSMGHGIAQVSATAGHDIVLRDIEDDLVEDGLEGIRENLQGGVDRDKLTESEMEAALERIEGTTDLEAAVEDADLVVEAVPEDMDLKQRVFSDVEDATGEDTIIASNTSSLSVTEMASALEKPERAVGLHFFNPPHIMDLVEIVIAEQTDERTEEVAVDYVRGIEKEDVVVRDTAGFATSRLGLALGLEAIRMVEQGVASPADIDEGMEIGYGHPMGPLELTDHVGLDVRLHIAEHLREELGERFKPPQSLRRKVRAGNLGKKTGEGYYVWEDGERVGTSGDWDE encoded by the coding sequence ATGCAAATCGCAGTTCTCGGAGCCGGGAGTATGGGACACGGAATCGCACAGGTCTCCGCGACGGCGGGCCACGACATCGTCCTCCGCGACATCGAGGACGACCTCGTCGAGGACGGCCTCGAGGGGATCCGCGAGAACCTCCAGGGCGGGGTCGACCGGGACAAGCTCACCGAATCGGAGATGGAGGCGGCCTTAGAGCGAATCGAGGGAACGACCGACCTCGAGGCGGCGGTCGAAGACGCCGATCTGGTCGTCGAGGCGGTGCCGGAGGACATGGACCTCAAGCAGCGGGTGTTCTCGGACGTCGAGGACGCGACCGGCGAGGACACGATCATCGCGTCGAACACCTCCTCGCTGTCGGTGACCGAGATGGCAAGCGCCCTCGAGAAGCCGGAACGGGCGGTCGGCCTGCACTTTTTCAACCCGCCGCACATCATGGACCTCGTCGAGATCGTCATCGCCGAGCAGACCGACGAACGGACCGAGGAGGTCGCCGTCGACTACGTCCGTGGGATCGAGAAAGAGGACGTGGTCGTCCGGGACACGGCCGGCTTCGCGACCTCGCGGCTCGGCCTCGCACTGGGCCTCGAGGCGATCCGGATGGTCGAACAGGGCGTCGCGAGCCCGGCGGACATCGACGAGGGGATGGAGATCGGCTACGGCCACCCGATGGGCCCGCTCGAGTTGACCGACCACGTCGGGCTGGACGTCCGTCTGCACATCGCCGAACACCTCCGCGAGGAACTCGGCGAGCGGTTCAAGCCGCCCCAATCCCTGCGCCGGAAGGTCCGAGCGGGCAACCTCGGCAAGAAGACCGGCGAGGGCTACTACGTCTGGGAGGACGGCGAGCGCGTCGGCACGAGCGGCGACTGGGACGAGTAA